From the Marinomonas sp. THO17 genome, one window contains:
- a CDS encoding GNAT family N-acetyltransferase, translated as MNIRKIEESDVEAVSAICMASFSESVASSLSEEGISTFSKIAASDAFLQRTREDNLILVSESGGKILGIVELKEGRHIAMLFVSPEFQKKGIGRELLLSALSFARVDIVTVRASLSSVPAYIKYGFECKGEVGEAAGLVYQPMEIELNKRVN; from the coding sequence GTGAATATTCGGAAGATTGAAGAGTCGGATGTTGAAGCTGTAAGTGCAATTTGTATGGCTTCATTTTCAGAGTCAGTTGCAAGCAGTTTGTCTGAGGAAGGGATTTCTACTTTTTCAAAAATTGCTGCGAGTGACGCCTTTCTTCAAAGAACAAGAGAAGATAATTTAATCCTTGTCTCAGAGAGTGGCGGAAAAATCTTAGGAATAGTAGAGTTAAAAGAGGGTCGTCACATTGCCATGCTTTTTGTCTCCCCCGAGTTCCAAAAGAAAGGTATTGGAAGGGAGTTGCTTTTATCAGCACTGAGCTTTGCGAGAGTCGATATTGTAACTGTGAGAGCTTCTCTATCCTCAGTTCCTGCGTATATAAAGTATGGTTTCGAGTGCAAAGGAGAGGTTGGAGAGGCAGCAGGGTTAGTTTATCAGCCAATGGAAATCGAACTTAATAAGCGCGTCAATTAG
- a CDS encoding GFA family protein, translated as MNGSCNCSAVSFVVNAKINGLYQCHCKLCQKQSGSTSNTAVIVPSSTFTWVSGQDSISRWEKDSGFTSHFCKICGCPVPNKLKGTDFYWIPMGLVSNFEVSVTTHICCHSKASWDVIPKTGEHFEGMPEDLDSFISGFQNGEV; from the coding sequence ATGAATGGTTCGTGTAATTGCAGTGCTGTCAGTTTTGTAGTTAATGCTAAAATCAATGGCCTATACCAGTGCCATTGTAAGCTATGTCAAAAGCAATCTGGTTCTACTTCAAATACGGCAGTTATCGTGCCATCTTCAACTTTTACTTGGGTGTCAGGCCAAGACTCTATTAGTCGCTGGGAAAAAGACTCTGGTTTTACAAGCCACTTTTGCAAAATCTGCGGGTGTCCAGTTCCAAACAAACTAAAAGGCACTGATTTCTACTGGATCCCAATGGGCCTTGTTAGTAATTTTGAAGTTAGTGTGACGACTCATATTTGCTGCCATTCCAAGGCAAGCTGGGATGTCATTCCTAAAACTGGTGAGCACTTTGAGGGTATGCCTGAAGATTTAGACTCATTTATCAGTGGTTTTCAAAATGGTGAGGTGTAA
- a CDS encoding GFA family protein, whose amino-acid sequence MTDKEYSGSCHCGEVQFKILTDFPELTTCDCSICVRKNALMVKVHESKFTLIKGENFLTEYQFHTKTARHYFCKKCGIYPFHRKRVTPDYFGINVYCLDNFSPEGIRVRATIGAGMA is encoded by the coding sequence ATGACTGACAAGGAATATTCTGGTAGCTGCCATTGTGGTGAAGTTCAATTTAAAATTCTCACAGACTTCCCTGAATTGACCACTTGTGATTGCTCTATTTGCGTTCGTAAAAATGCGCTTATGGTCAAGGTTCATGAGAGCAAATTTACCCTCATTAAGGGGGAAAACTTTTTAACGGAATATCAATTTCATACCAAAACGGCTCGACACTATTTTTGCAAAAAATGTGGTATTTACCCGTTTCATCGAAAACGTGTTACTCCTGATTATTTTGGCATTAATGTATATTGTTTAGACAATTTCAGTCCTGAAGGTATTCGTGTTAGGGCAACAATAGGTGCGGGCATGGCGTAA